In Chloroflexota bacterium, the genomic window GCGTTATGGAGTAATATTACGGCTGTTTTTCAGAATCGAGCGTTTGTCGCTTTTACATTTGTCTGGGCGTTTTATTTGATGACCAGCTCTCTAATCCAGGCCGTAGCGCCGTTCTTGGTCACCGAAGTTTGCGGGATGCGTGAAGCCGATACGGTTTATTTTTATGTCCCTGCGGTTGCGGCCTCGTTATTGTGCTTTCCGCTGGTTATGCGTTTATCGAACCGCTGGGGTAAAACGCGTGTTTATGGTGTTTCGTTGGTTGGTTCCACCCTGATATTCCCGGCCACAATGTTGATCGGTGATTGGCTCCCAATTGGATTGCGGGTTCAATGTATTTTATGGGCTGTGTTGCAGTCTGTGGCGATCTCTGGCGCGGTGGTGTTATCGGCAGCTTTTATGGCTGAAATTATTGATTTTGATGAAAAAGTTACCGGCTTGCGCCGTGAAGGACTGTATTATTCGGTAATCAAGGTGCTTGAGCAAATCTTCTCCGGGTTGGCGATGGTATTGCTCCCCGTGATCCTGCTGTTGGGACGCAGCCGCACCGCGCCGCAGGGGCCGCTGGGTGTGCGCATGGTGGGTGTTGTCAGTGGTGTTTTGATTGGGGTTGGGTTTTTGATTTTCCTTCGCTATCCACTGCGTCAAGATGAGGCTGTGAAATAAAGAAGGCTGTAGTTGGTGAGGATTTTATATGGATATTCGCGCAGAAGTAAAGAAGTTATTGCAGGAAATTGGGCCAGGGCGGATGATGAGCACGGCTTATGATACGGCTTGGGTGGCGCGCCTGGTTGAATTGGGCGAACCGATGGGCGAGCAAGCCCTGGAGTGGCTGCGCGAACATCAATTGCCCGATGGCAGTTGGGGGGCGTATGCGCCGCGCTACTATCACGACCGCATGATCAGCACTCTGGCCGCGATGACGGCCCTGGGGCGCTACGGTACCGATAAAGA contains:
- a CDS encoding MFS transporter — encoded protein: MDATFEKNRQYFLYSSGTLGTATLSFLINSWLLYFYLPPDGPALVPVALYGTAILVGRVISGLLSPLIGHWSDRSQSRWGRRLPFMFFSILPMLGAFLLLWMPPDTHASYWNLAYLLLVVIVFRIAAAFYAIPYQALLPEIAREDRPRVKISAWQSAFFIIGILSAGLAGVLIDAQGYRSMAVVFAVFVWLVLCLPIYGLRQQAFASDIQAAPPALWSNITAVFQNRAFVAFTFVWAFYLMTSSLIQAVAPFLVTEVCGMREADTVYFYVPAVAASLLCFPLVMRLSNRWGKTRVYGVSLVGSTLIFPATMLIGDWLPIGLRVQCILWAVLQSVAISGAVVLSAAFMAEIIDFDEKVTGLRREGLYYSVIKVLEQIFSGLAMVLLPVILLLGRSRTAPQGPLGVRMVGVVSGVLIGVGFLIFLRYPLRQDEAVK